One genomic region from Streptomyces sp. Li-HN-5-11 encodes:
- a CDS encoding class I SAM-dependent methyltransferase, whose amino-acid sequence MTVAPGTIRPPRRLDDVPGWFPVLDQTLFEWLLNRQESLGIRGDLLEVGVYMGKSAIFTGRHLRDGERYTVCDLFEGDAPDGANRAESAKSYSALTRRAFEENYLAFHDELPRVLQGPSSIVPDEVAPNSCRFVHVDASHLYEHVYDDIGAAHDALLPGGVVVLDDFRSEHTPGVSVAAWEAVLNRGLNPICLSTQKLYGTWEDPEPVQEELLAMVRGRTDCHLSVQEAAGHRIVRLKSKGMQAPPFPASRYASEPEPAAAVSTPASPSASAPKPAPARSSRSRARRLAVDLLPPIVTRAVRRARADRA is encoded by the coding sequence ATGACCGTCGCACCAGGCACGATCCGCCCGCCCCGCCGGCTCGACGACGTCCCCGGCTGGTTCCCCGTCCTCGACCAGACGCTCTTCGAGTGGCTGCTGAACCGGCAGGAGTCCCTGGGCATACGGGGTGATCTGCTGGAGGTCGGGGTGTACATGGGCAAGAGCGCGATCTTCACCGGCCGCCATCTGCGGGACGGCGAACGGTACACGGTGTGCGACCTCTTCGAGGGCGACGCACCGGACGGCGCGAACCGGGCCGAGTCGGCGAAGTCGTACAGCGCGCTCACCCGGCGGGCGTTCGAGGAGAACTACCTCGCCTTCCACGACGAGCTCCCCCGTGTCCTGCAGGGCCCGAGCTCCATCGTCCCGGACGAGGTCGCCCCGAACTCCTGCCGGTTCGTCCACGTCGACGCCTCGCACCTGTACGAGCACGTGTACGACGACATCGGCGCGGCGCACGACGCGCTGCTGCCCGGCGGGGTCGTCGTGCTGGACGACTTCCGCTCCGAGCACACGCCCGGCGTCTCGGTGGCCGCCTGGGAGGCCGTGCTCAACCGCGGCCTCAACCCGATCTGCCTGAGCACGCAGAAGCTGTACGGCACCTGGGAGGACCCCGAGCCGGTCCAGGAGGAGCTGCTCGCGATGGTGCGCGGCCGCACCGACTGCCATCTGAGCGTCCAGGAGGCGGCCGGACACCGCATAGTCCGCCTCAAGTCCAAGGGCATGCAGGCGCCGCCGTTCCCGGCGTCTCGTTACGCGTCCGAGCCGGAGCCCGCAGCGGCGGTGAGCACCCCCGCGAGCCCGTCGGCATCCGCACCCAAGCCGGCGCCTGCGCGCAGCAGCCGCAGCAGGGCCCGCCGCCTTGCCGTCGACCTGCTGCCGCCGATCGTCACGCGGGCCGTACGCCGGGCCCGTGCGGACCGCGCCTGA
- a CDS encoding RNA polymerase sigma factor, whose translation MGQGGEPRRERRRDGELGAAVARAQEGDEDAFAVAYRIVQPGLLGFLRGLVGDDAEDVASDAWLEIARDLGRFRGDGAGFRGWTATIARHRALDHLRRQRVRPRGTTLEQDVLDLPGPLSTYDQALESLTTEHALALVRRLPRDQAEAVLLRVVVGLDGPAAARVLGKRPGAVRTAAHRGLKRLARELGEAPDTV comes from the coding sequence TTGGGTCAGGGAGGGGAGCCCCGCCGCGAGCGGCGTCGCGACGGGGAGCTGGGTGCGGCCGTCGCACGGGCCCAGGAGGGCGACGAGGACGCCTTCGCCGTCGCGTACCGGATCGTGCAGCCCGGACTGCTCGGTTTTCTGCGGGGGCTCGTCGGCGACGACGCCGAGGACGTTGCCTCCGACGCCTGGCTGGAGATCGCCCGCGACCTCGGCCGCTTCCGGGGCGACGGCGCGGGCTTCCGCGGCTGGACGGCGACCATCGCCCGGCACCGGGCGCTCGACCACCTGCGCCGTCAGCGGGTGCGCCCCCGCGGCACGACGCTGGAGCAGGACGTGCTCGACCTGCCCGGGCCGCTCAGCACGTACGACCAGGCCCTGGAGTCCCTCACCACCGAGCACGCCCTGGCCCTCGTGCGCCGGCTGCCCCGCGACCAGGCCGAGGCGGTGCTGCTGCGGGTCGTGGTCGGCCTCGACGGTCCCGCCGCCGCGCGGGTCCTCGGCAAGCGGCCGGGCGCGGTGCGCACCGCCGCGCACCGGGGGCTGAAGCGGCTGGCCCGGGAACTCGGAGAGGCCCCGGACACCGTGTGA
- a CDS encoding methylmalonyl-CoA mutase family protein, giving the protein MARESESGLPIEPVYGPEALDGWDPAEKLGEPGSYPFTRGVYPTMYTGRPWTMRQYAGFGTATESNARYRQLIAHGTTGLSVAFDLPTQMGHDSDAPLAHGEVGKVGVAIDSVDDMQVLFGGIPLDKVSTSMTINAPAALLLLLYQLVAEEQGVSAGRLTGTIQNDVLKEYIARGTYIFPPKPSLRLTADIFKYCKAETPKWNTISISGYHMAEAGASPAQEIAFTLANGIEYVRTAVAAGMDVDDFAPRLSFFFVSRTTILEEVAKFRAARRIWARVMREEFGARNPKSLMLRFHTQTAGVQLTAQQPEVNLVRVAVQALAAVLGGTQSLHTNSFDEAIALPTDKSARLALRTQQVLAHETDVTATVDPFAGSYVIEKMTDDVEAAALELMRKVEDLGGAVNAIEHGFQKREIEHSAYRIAQETDSGERVVVGVNRFQLDEEEPYEPLRVDPAIEAQQAERLARLRAERDQAAVDTALTALKKAAEGEDNVLYPMKDALRARATVGEVCNALREVWGTYVPSDAF; this is encoded by the coding sequence ATGGCGCGCGAGTCGGAGTCCGGGCTTCCCATCGAGCCGGTCTACGGGCCGGAGGCCCTCGACGGCTGGGACCCGGCCGAGAAGCTGGGCGAGCCGGGGTCGTACCCCTTCACCCGCGGCGTGTACCCCACGATGTACACGGGCCGGCCCTGGACGATGCGCCAGTACGCGGGTTTCGGCACGGCGACGGAGTCGAACGCGCGCTACCGGCAGCTGATCGCCCACGGCACGACGGGTCTGTCCGTCGCCTTCGACCTGCCCACCCAGATGGGCCACGACTCCGACGCGCCCCTCGCCCACGGCGAGGTCGGCAAGGTGGGCGTGGCCATCGACTCGGTCGACGACATGCAGGTGCTGTTCGGCGGCATCCCGCTGGACAAGGTGTCGACCTCCATGACGATCAACGCCCCGGCCGCGCTGCTCCTGCTGCTGTACCAGCTGGTCGCGGAGGAGCAGGGCGTCAGTGCCGGCCGGCTGACGGGCACGATCCAGAACGACGTCCTGAAGGAGTACATCGCGCGCGGGACGTACATCTTCCCGCCGAAGCCGTCGCTGCGGCTGACCGCGGACATCTTCAAGTACTGCAAGGCCGAGACCCCGAAGTGGAACACCATCTCGATCTCCGGCTACCACATGGCCGAGGCGGGCGCGTCCCCCGCGCAGGAGATCGCCTTCACCCTCGCCAACGGCATCGAGTACGTCCGCACGGCGGTCGCGGCCGGCATGGACGTGGACGACTTCGCGCCGCGCCTGTCGTTCTTCTTCGTGAGCCGCACGACGATCCTGGAGGAGGTCGCCAAGTTCCGTGCCGCGCGCAGGATCTGGGCCCGGGTGATGAGGGAGGAGTTCGGCGCGCGGAACCCCAAGTCGCTCATGCTGCGCTTCCACACCCAGACGGCGGGCGTGCAGCTGACGGCCCAGCAGCCGGAGGTCAACCTGGTCCGGGTCGCCGTCCAGGCCCTGGCGGCGGTGCTGGGCGGCACGCAGTCCCTGCACACCAACTCCTTCGACGAGGCCATCGCGCTGCCGACGGACAAGAGCGCCCGGCTGGCCCTGCGCACCCAGCAGGTCCTGGCCCACGAGACGGACGTGACGGCGACGGTGGACCCGTTCGCCGGGTCGTACGTCATCGAGAAGATGACGGACGACGTCGAGGCCGCCGCGCTGGAACTGATGCGGAAGGTCGAGGACCTCGGCGGCGCGGTCAACGCCATCGAGCACGGCTTCCAGAAGCGGGAGATCGAGCACAGCGCCTACCGCATCGCCCAGGAGACCGACTCCGGTGAGCGGGTGGTCGTCGGCGTCAACCGCTTCCAGCTGGATGAGGAGGAGCCCTACGAGCCCCTCCGCGTCGACCCGGCCATCGAGGCCCAGCAGGCCGAACGCCTCGCCAGGCTGCGCGCGGAGCGCGACCAGGCGGCGGTGGACACGGCCCTGACCGCCCTGAAGAAGGCCGCTGAGGGCGAGGACAACGTCCTGTACCCGATGAAGGACGCCCTTCGGGCACGGGCGACGGTGGGCGAGGTGTGCAACGCGCTGCGGGAGGTTTGGGGGACTTACGTGCCGAGCGATGCGTTCTGA
- a CDS encoding Uma2 family endonuclease: MLHESSLTDAADWLWEELPGHRVEILNGSIVVTPPPDGPHQVTLSWLIVECHKAGDREAGLRTVSGIGLWLPTGPEDYAVPDLAVVDADFRDAVVEKNCYAPQVFRLVLEVTSSNWTNDTATKVDVYARTNVPVYLIVDRKHDEVLLYTNPADGKYPDPQRFKRGQTVPVPESVGLTLDLSVDTLLDGDD; encoded by the coding sequence ATGCTGCACGAGTCGTCGCTTACCGATGCTGCCGACTGGCTCTGGGAGGAGCTGCCCGGGCACCGGGTGGAGATCCTCAACGGGAGCATTGTTGTGACACCGCCGCCGGATGGGCCGCATCAAGTGACGCTGTCTTGGTTGATCGTGGAGTGCCACAAAGCGGGAGATCGTGAGGCCGGGCTCAGAACGGTGTCGGGCATCGGCCTGTGGCTGCCGACGGGACCCGAGGATTACGCGGTGCCGGATCTTGCCGTTGTTGACGCCGACTTTCGGGACGCCGTGGTTGAGAAGAACTGCTACGCCCCGCAGGTCTTCCGTCTGGTTCTGGAGGTGACCTCGTCCAACTGGACGAACGACACGGCCACCAAGGTCGATGTCTACGCTCGGACCAACGTCCCCGTCTACCTGATCGTCGACCGCAAACACGACGAGGTCCTCCTCTACACCAACCCGGCCGACGGCAAGTACCCCGACCCCCAGCGCTTCAAGCGAGGCCAGACCGTCCCCGTCCCCGAGTCCGTAGGCCTCACCCTCGACCTCTCCGTCGACACCCTCCTCGACGGCGACGACTGA
- a CDS encoding N-acylneuraminate cytidylyltransferase produces the protein MTNANPETAHGASVRRVLAVIPARGGSKGVPAKNLASVGGIPLVARAVRECRAARLVTDVVVSTDDQAIAVAARQAGAEVVLRPAAIAGDTATSEAAVLHAMDAHEALHGAAVDAVLLVQCTSPFLVREDVDGVAAAVVENGADTAVTVAPFHGFVWRDAADDPVAVGAAQGAATGGSMAAASVAVADSPATAGGYGVNHDKSFRPRRQDRPQDLLETGAAYAMDATGFREHRHRFFGRTELVRTDPARVLEIDDPHDLARARALAPLFDAGIPQALDFARAGGTPVGSLPSAADVDAVVLDFDGTQTDDRVLIDSDGREFVSVHRGDGLGIAALRRSGLKMLILSTEQNPVVAARARKLKLPVLHGIDRKDLALKQWCEEQGIAPERVLYVGNDVNDLPCFALVGWPVAVANAHDVVRGAARAVTAVPGGDGAIREIASWILGPSLDSLPK, from the coding sequence ATGACCAACGCCAACCCGGAGACCGCGCACGGCGCTTCCGTGCGCCGCGTGCTCGCGGTGATCCCCGCGCGGGGCGGCTCCAAGGGCGTACCCGCGAAGAACCTCGCGTCCGTCGGCGGCATCCCGCTGGTCGCCCGCGCCGTGCGCGAGTGCCGGGCCGCCCGGCTGGTCACCGACGTCGTGGTCTCCACCGACGACCAGGCCATCGCCGTCGCCGCGCGCCAGGCCGGCGCCGAGGTGGTGCTGCGGCCGGCCGCCATCGCCGGCGACACCGCCACCTCCGAGGCCGCCGTGCTGCACGCCATGGACGCCCACGAGGCGCTGCACGGCGCCGCGGTCGACGCGGTGCTGCTCGTGCAGTGCACCAGCCCGTTCCTGGTCCGCGAGGACGTCGACGGGGTCGCCGCCGCCGTCGTCGAGAACGGCGCGGACACCGCCGTCACCGTGGCGCCCTTCCACGGCTTCGTCTGGCGGGACGCCGCCGACGACCCGGTGGCCGTCGGCGCGGCGCAGGGCGCCGCCACCGGAGGGTCCATGGCCGCGGCGTCCGTGGCCGTCGCCGACTCCCCCGCCACCGCGGGCGGTTACGGCGTCAACCACGACAAGTCCTTCCGCCCGCGCCGCCAGGACCGCCCCCAGGACCTGCTGGAGACCGGCGCCGCCTACGCGATGGACGCCACCGGCTTCCGCGAGCACCGGCACCGCTTCTTCGGCCGTACGGAACTCGTACGGACCGACCCCGCGCGGGTGCTGGAGATCGACGACCCGCACGACCTGGCGCGGGCGCGGGCGCTGGCCCCTCTGTTCGACGCAGGCATCCCCCAAGCTCTCGACTTCGCTCGAGCAGGGGGGACCCCCGTGGGTTCGCTGCCGTCCGCGGCCGATGTGGACGCGGTCGTACTCGACTTCGACGGCACCCAGACCGACGACAGGGTGCTGATCGACTCCGACGGACGGGAGTTCGTCTCCGTGCACCGCGGGGACGGCCTCGGCATCGCGGCCCTGCGGCGCAGCGGCCTGAAGATGCTGATCCTGTCCACGGAACAGAACCCGGTCGTCGCCGCCCGCGCCCGGAAGCTGAAGCTCCCGGTGCTGCACGGCATCGACCGCAAGGACCTCGCGCTGAAGCAGTGGTGCGAGGAGCAGGGCATCGCGCCGGAGCGCGTGCTCTACGTCGGCAACGACGTCAACGACCTGCCGTGCTTCGCCCTCGTCGGCTGGCCCGTGGCGGTCGCGAACGCCCACGACGTCGTGCGCGGCGCCGCACGCGCGGTCACCGCCGTCCCCGGCGGTGACGGCGCGATCCGGGAGATCGCCAGCTGGATCCTCGGCCCCTCTCTCGATTCCCTCCCCAAGTAA
- a CDS encoding L,D-transpeptidase family protein: MRIGGMRRPGVAVTAAVALTAVYGCTVRAPDSGGRHHSPVHIEIPATRTPSTQRTSHDPAGRAAGPQAPGAAPSRTALSPATAPVLWSRGDTGRDVRELQARLRQADWLFDGPTGTYDDLTEQAVSGFQGKRGLPRTGRTDTVTWQRLLAMTHEPGTWELYLMGGQPAGAPDPRCLTGRVLCIDKTTRTLRWMVDGRTVSTMAVRFGAQYTPTREGVFHVYWKSRHHVSTIYHSPMPYAMFFSGGQAVHYSYDFAARGYAGGSHGCVNVRDEAAIAQLFAQVRVGDKVVVYW, encoded by the coding sequence ATGCGTATCGGGGGCATGAGAAGACCGGGCGTCGCCGTCACCGCCGCCGTGGCGCTGACCGCGGTGTACGGCTGCACGGTGCGGGCGCCGGACTCCGGCGGCCGGCACCACTCCCCCGTGCACATCGAGATCCCGGCCACGCGGACGCCGTCCACGCAGCGCACGAGCCACGACCCCGCCGGCCGCGCCGCCGGGCCTCAGGCCCCGGGCGCCGCCCCGAGCCGGACGGCCCTCTCCCCGGCCACCGCCCCGGTCCTGTGGTCCCGTGGGGACACCGGACGTGACGTCCGCGAACTCCAGGCCCGCCTCCGCCAGGCCGACTGGCTCTTCGACGGCCCGACAGGGACCTACGACGACCTGACGGAGCAGGCCGTGAGCGGCTTCCAGGGCAAGCGCGGGCTGCCGCGGACGGGCCGGACCGACACCGTCACCTGGCAGCGGCTGCTCGCGATGACGCACGAGCCGGGCACGTGGGAGCTGTACCTGATGGGCGGCCAGCCGGCCGGGGCACCGGATCCGCGCTGCCTGACCGGCCGGGTGCTGTGCATCGACAAGACCACCCGGACGCTGCGCTGGATGGTCGACGGGCGGACGGTCTCGACGATGGCGGTGCGGTTCGGCGCGCAGTACACGCCCACCCGGGAGGGCGTCTTCCACGTGTACTGGAAGTCGCGCCATCACGTGTCGACGATCTACCACTCCCCCATGCCGTACGCGATGTTCTTCAGCGGCGGGCAGGCCGTGCACTACTCGTACGACTTCGCGGCCCGCGGTTACGCCGGCGGCTCGCACGGCTGTGTGAACGTTCGGGACGAGGCGGCGATCGCCCAGCTGTTCGCGCAGGTGCGGGTGGGCGACAAGGTCGTCGTGTACTGGTGA
- a CDS encoding glycosyltransferase family 2 protein, with protein MVKLSVIVPFYNVQQYAPDTLKSLHANAREDFEFILVDDCSRDETPDILARAERELPGAVHVRHEKNGGLATARNTGIDRARGEYLTFLDGDDWLAPGYYPRLLSAIEELGCDFVRTDHVQCTARARAIHRVPHGRRGVVLDPRQAILPADRSTSVDYAYAWAGIYHRRLVDRGLLHFTDGLRTAEDRPWIWKLHREADSFAAVGLLGVHYRRGVASSLTQIGDVRQLDFIRAFDQVVEETARDREADLLLPKAVRTYCAIISHHLGSIERFEPAVARKLKSLSAGALRRMPQDVLEDALDSMDVQRATRLRRLRRRPAPTGVAA; from the coding sequence GTGGTCAAGCTCTCCGTCATCGTGCCGTTCTACAACGTGCAGCAATACGCGCCGGACACCTTGAAGAGTCTGCATGCGAACGCGCGTGAGGACTTCGAATTCATTCTCGTCGACGACTGTTCGCGCGACGAGACCCCGGACATTCTCGCGCGCGCGGAGCGCGAACTTCCGGGCGCCGTGCATGTCAGACACGAGAAGAACGGAGGTCTGGCGACCGCGCGCAACACCGGAATCGACAGGGCGCGCGGCGAGTATCTGACGTTCCTGGACGGCGACGACTGGCTCGCCCCGGGCTACTACCCGCGGCTGCTGTCGGCGATCGAGGAGCTGGGCTGCGACTTCGTGCGCACCGACCATGTGCAGTGCACCGCGCGGGCGCGTGCCATTCACCGCGTCCCGCACGGCCGGCGGGGTGTGGTGCTGGACCCTCGGCAGGCGATACTGCCCGCCGACCGCTCCACGTCGGTCGACTACGCCTACGCCTGGGCCGGCATCTACCACCGCCGGCTGGTCGACCGGGGCCTGCTGCACTTCACCGACGGACTGCGCACGGCCGAGGACCGGCCCTGGATCTGGAAGCTGCACCGGGAGGCGGACTCCTTCGCCGCGGTGGGGCTGCTCGGCGTCCACTACCGGCGCGGTGTCGCCTCCTCGCTGACACAGATCGGGGACGTACGGCAGCTGGACTTCATCCGCGCGTTCGACCAGGTCGTCGAGGAGACGGCGCGGGACCGGGAAGCGGACCTGCTCCTGCCCAAGGCCGTCCGTACGTACTGCGCCATCATCTCCCATCACTTGGGTTCCATCGAAAGGTTCGAGCCGGCGGTGGCACGGAAACTGAAGTCGCTCAGCGCGGGCGCCCTGCGGCGCATGCCGCAGGACGTCCTCGAGGACGCGTTGGACTCCATGGACGTCCAGCGCGCGACCCGGCTGCGCCGGCTGCGCCGCCGTCCCGCCCCGACGGGGGTCGCCGCGTGA
- a CDS encoding DUF6716 putative glycosyltransferase has translation MPASAMKARRVAVLADSDTRWKWGALTANRMVSAESGQTGETDIRLDGYLLRGRATPTARQLKEVGVRADSLREVTAVEFLRAMGEDATSEEPYDVLVLALVGGGVQAMLHGLRRVWGGRTRRPVVVTGYVGVVYEKLADGLLLRHGADLVLANSRQDADRFRAVYEGVGADASAVTEVALPFLGGAPYAGEQAPYTVVFAAQPSVPESRRDRTYLLDRLVRHARLHPDREVLLKLRSKPGEHTTHIEELPYQKLAQKTGLPPNLRLVYGHMGEVLDRTDLLVTVSSTAALEALHRRIPTVVLTDLGVREVLGNHHFVGSGCLASWDQLDAGHRPVPDEEWVARQGVVAGGTPSGGGSYAAAFDAARERLAKLLDRARLGDLPPLTPYYTPATAPGYLPGILARHHLGPDGTPLPGAPAADREPGPVRQIVRRAARGAYRHGVQRVAPVIRRMGEL, from the coding sequence GTGCCAGCAAGTGCGATGAAGGCCCGGAGAGTTGCCGTCCTCGCGGATTCCGACACCCGGTGGAAATGGGGCGCGCTCACTGCGAACCGCATGGTTTCCGCTGAATCAGGTCAAACAGGTGAAACGGACATCCGGCTCGACGGCTATCTCCTGCGGGGCCGAGCCACCCCCACCGCCCGCCAGTTGAAGGAGGTCGGCGTCCGCGCGGACTCGCTCCGCGAGGTGACCGCCGTCGAGTTCCTGCGCGCCATGGGCGAGGACGCCACGAGCGAGGAACCGTACGACGTGCTCGTCCTCGCGCTCGTCGGCGGCGGTGTGCAGGCGATGCTGCACGGGCTGAGGCGGGTGTGGGGGGGCCGGACCCGGCGGCCGGTGGTCGTCACCGGCTACGTCGGCGTCGTCTACGAGAAGCTGGCCGACGGACTGCTGCTGCGGCACGGCGCCGACCTGGTGCTCGCCAACTCCCGTCAGGACGCGGACCGTTTCCGCGCCGTGTACGAGGGGGTCGGCGCCGACGCCTCGGCCGTCACCGAGGTGGCCCTGCCGTTCCTCGGCGGAGCGCCGTACGCCGGCGAACAGGCCCCCTACACCGTGGTGTTCGCCGCGCAGCCCTCGGTCCCGGAGAGCCGCAGGGACCGCACGTACCTGCTGGACCGGCTCGTCCGGCACGCCCGCCTGCACCCCGACCGCGAGGTGCTGCTCAAGCTGCGCTCCAAGCCGGGCGAACACACCACGCACATCGAGGAACTGCCGTACCAGAAGCTGGCGCAGAAGACCGGCCTGCCGCCCAACCTCCGCCTGGTGTACGGGCACATGGGCGAGGTCCTCGACCGCACCGACCTGCTGGTGACGGTCAGCTCCACGGCCGCCCTGGAGGCCCTGCACCGCCGTATCCCCACCGTCGTCCTCACCGACCTCGGCGTGCGCGAGGTGCTCGGAAACCACCACTTCGTCGGCTCCGGCTGCCTCGCCTCCTGGGACCAGCTCGACGCCGGACACCGCCCGGTGCCCGACGAGGAGTGGGTGGCCCGGCAGGGCGTCGTTGCCGGCGGTACCCCCTCCGGGGGAGGTTCGTACGCCGCCGCCTTCGACGCGGCCCGCGAGCGCCTCGCCAAGCTGCTCGACCGCGCCCGGCTCGGGGACCTGCCGCCCCTCACCCCGTACTACACGCCCGCGACCGCGCCCGGCTATCTGCCGGGCATCCTCGCCCGCCACCACCTCGGCCCCGACGGCACCCCGCTGCCGGGCGCCCCGGCCGCCGACCGGGAGCCCGGACCCGTGCGGCAGATCGTGCGCCGCGCGGCCCGCGGCGCCTACCGCCACGGCGTGCAGCGCGTCGCGCCCGTGATCCGCCGGATGGGGGAGCTGTGA
- a CDS encoding alpha-2,8-polysialyltransferase family protein has protein sequence MTTQIFLASTLYGTATLAAALDSDCFRPADRRILLVCNNAATPETSPGLDEMPGFERLRERFDDVKSWNETISPFHPGGWSPRQDDVPLWERHLRLLWQLGDDEVELVVESIQVNPALGFCQIFTGAPVTVYADGLMSYGPTRNKIDPLVGTRIDRLLHLDLVPGLKPVLLTEFGVGPELVPTDAFVKVLAELADTAEALPAVDEPALLLGQYLSALDILTAEEEEELHVRMLRGAVGLGHTRVVFKPHPSAPARWSRALEKEAAKLGAELTVLDTPVLAEVLYQRMRPALVVGCFSTALLTASALYGLPVARTGTVTLLERLAPYENSNRVPVTIVDALLPDLGDGAAVTGQRQAMDVAPLTELVRTVAYAMQPKIYPYLRPDAERYLAAHLSPRSRRYFKRRRLTSLALPGGVPAQLAFIPRNATVRRVARRARALGRSRAR, from the coding sequence GTGACCACGCAGATCTTCCTGGCGTCGACGCTGTACGGCACCGCCACGCTCGCCGCCGCCCTCGACTCCGACTGCTTCCGGCCCGCCGACCGGCGCATCCTGCTGGTCTGCAACAACGCGGCGACGCCCGAGACGTCCCCGGGCCTGGACGAGATGCCGGGCTTCGAGCGGCTGCGGGAGCGGTTCGACGACGTGAAGTCGTGGAACGAGACCATCTCCCCCTTCCATCCCGGCGGTTGGTCCCCGCGCCAGGACGACGTGCCGCTGTGGGAGCGCCACTTGAGGCTGTTGTGGCAGCTGGGCGACGACGAGGTGGAGCTGGTCGTCGAGTCGATCCAGGTGAACCCGGCGCTCGGCTTCTGCCAGATCTTCACCGGCGCGCCCGTCACCGTCTACGCGGACGGCCTGATGAGCTACGGCCCCACCCGCAACAAGATCGACCCGCTGGTCGGCACCCGTATAGACCGGCTGCTGCACCTGGACCTGGTGCCGGGGCTCAAGCCGGTGCTGCTCACGGAGTTCGGCGTCGGGCCGGAGCTCGTGCCGACCGACGCCTTCGTGAAGGTGCTCGCCGAACTCGCCGACACCGCCGAGGCGTTGCCCGCGGTCGACGAACCGGCCCTGCTGCTCGGCCAGTATCTTTCCGCGCTCGACATCCTCACCGCCGAGGAGGAGGAGGAGCTGCACGTACGGATGCTTCGGGGCGCGGTCGGGCTCGGCCACACGCGTGTGGTGTTCAAGCCGCACCCCTCCGCCCCGGCCCGCTGGTCGCGCGCGCTGGAGAAGGAGGCCGCGAAGCTGGGCGCCGAGCTCACCGTGCTGGACACTCCCGTCCTCGCCGAGGTGCTCTACCAGCGGATGCGTCCCGCGCTGGTCGTCGGCTGCTTCTCCACCGCCCTGCTCACCGCCTCCGCGCTGTACGGGCTGCCGGTGGCCCGCACCGGCACGGTCACGCTCCTGGAGCGCCTGGCCCCGTACGAGAACAGCAACCGGGTGCCGGTGACCATCGTCGACGCGCTGCTGCCCGACCTGGGCGACGGAGCGGCGGTCACCGGGCAGCGGCAGGCCATGGACGTGGCGCCGCTGACCGAGCTCGTGCGGACGGTCGCGTACGCGATGCAGCCGAAGATCTACCCGTACCTGCGCCCGGACGCCGAGCGGTATCTCGCCGCGCACCTGAGCCCGCGCTCCCGGCGCTACTTCAAGCGCCGCCGCCTCACCTCCCTGGCGCTCCCCGGCGGTGTCCCCGCCCAGCTGGCCTTCATCCCGCGCAACGCGACGGTACGGCGCGTGGCGCGCCGGGCGCGTGCGCTGGGGCGGTCGCGGGCACGCTGA
- a CDS encoding RNA polymerase sigma factor, producing the protein MLGDDAELTAAVLAAQDGDETAFRTVYRAVHPRLLGYVRTLVGDPDAEDVASEAWLQIARDLERFSGDADRFRGWAARIARNRALDHIRMRGRRPAIGGDETELTGKAAESDTAGEAMESLATDSTLSLIAQLPQDQAEAVVLRVVVGLDAKTAAETLGKRPGAVRTAAHRGLKRLAELIGADPESAGGLDALPPPREPRGRAVTSAGVTHMRARTQKDM; encoded by the coding sequence GTGCTGGGGGACGACGCGGAGCTGACCGCCGCGGTGCTTGCGGCACAGGACGGGGACGAGACCGCGTTCCGGACTGTGTACCGCGCGGTGCACCCGCGGCTGCTCGGATATGTACGGACGCTGGTCGGCGACCCGGACGCCGAGGACGTGGCGTCCGAGGCCTGGCTCCAGATAGCCCGTGACCTGGAACGCTTCAGCGGCGACGCCGACCGGTTCCGCGGCTGGGCCGCCCGGATCGCCCGCAACCGCGCGCTCGACCACATACGCATGCGCGGACGCCGCCCCGCGATCGGCGGCGACGAAACGGAACTGACCGGCAAGGCCGCGGAGTCCGACACCGCGGGCGAGGCCATGGAGTCCCTCGCCACCGACAGCACCCTCTCGCTCATCGCGCAGCTCCCGCAGGACCAGGCCGAGGCCGTCGTGTTGCGCGTGGTGGTGGGCCTGGACGCCAAGACCGCCGCCGAGACGCTCGGCAAGCGGCCCGGCGCCGTGCGCACCGCCGCCCATCGTGGTCTGAAACGGCTGGCCGAGCTGATCGGCGCGGATCCGGAATCCGCCGGCGGGCTCGACGCGCTGCCGCCCCCACGAGAACCGCGCGGCCGCGCGGTGACGTCCGCCGGTGTGACGCATATGCGCGCCCGGACGCAGAAGGACATGTGA